CCATTTGAGCCCAACATGATTCTACACGGTGAACTGGTGGAGGAGGGACATGAATGGACGCTGTCCTGCTCCGAGCCTCCGAGCAAATGTCCTTCGTCCCCCTCTCGTCACACGTCATTCTGCAGTGGAAAAGCGTGCGCTGCGCTTCCGACATGGCCATTGCATTTTGCATGCAGCCCAAGCAAAATGGATGCAGAGCATAGCATCCTACTGGCTACTGGCCAGGGAACACGCGACCCTGTTCCGCCTAGGCCGCGCGCCACGCAAAGAACATCCTACTGGCACGCCATGCGCGGCCGCGCCCGGTTTCAAAAGCCGCGGCGTGGGAGGGAGCGGGCGAGCGCGAGGCGGTGACAACGCCGCAGCACGCCGTGTCTCCCTCCCTATTCCTCCCCTCTCGCGCCGCGCACGTACGCGCGCGACCGACCTGCGTGCTGATTGCTTGCCATGCGGCCGACGACGACGGCGCAGCGACGGCCGGTCGGCCTCCGCGGCCTGCGGCGCCGGTCCGTGGCGCTGGCCGCCGTGAACCTGGCGGCCGCGTAAAAAAAAGAAATATCCTTTACCTGGACAGTGATCATCTAACAAATGCGCCAACAATATACTTTTTTAAATCGATAATTCAAATCATCCACACGATTGTTGATATCTACTCCTACATCAACACGCAAATATAAACTGTGCCTGGGAATCCCAGGCAGGGTTCAAATCAAGGCTCGCGTGACTAGCTTGGATCGGATATAAAATCGGTTGTGCATGTCTACTTGAACATTCCGTATCACTCGGTTAATTAAAGCTACTTgagtatttttttaaaaaaaaaagaaatatccTTTACGTGGACATTGACCGCATCCAAGTGCACCAAGAAAATGTATTTCAATAATTCAATCGGTAATATCAAATCACGTATGTCAACACGCAAATAGAAATTTTGTAGAGAATGTTAATCTGCAGTGGCCCTACATAAACAAAATTAAACAGGGAGAACAACGCTATAGGCTGCATGGGAATCCCAGCCACAGTTCAAATTTTTGACGAAATTCCCTACTTTTTACTAGTCAATGGAAATAATATTTTCTGATCAAAAAATTTCAGTAAATTTGATTTTGTTTGTGTTATATATAAGTTAGAGAAGGTAAGGGTAACCACTCGCAGCTCGTGGCGCAATAATGAAAGGATCCTTTACCACATGAGACCAATAGGCTCTAGTTTCAGTTCTCGCTTATGGTTCTATTTCAATTGATTCATGTGTTTTGAGATTCTTGCCAAGCTCTCTTTGTCTCAAAGCATATGGGGAGCGACCATCTTGTGAATACTAAAACTATAGACGTCcttgaaaaatatttttcacAAATTGAAACTGTCAAAATTTGACCAACATTTGGAACAATTTCATGAATTTTATAAATTTAGCTGATTTTGGTGGACAGTGGAAAATAGTGAAAACAAATTTGAAACCTGGTTCTCATCAACCTCGGAACATAGTGTCCAGATCACTAGAACCAAAGTTTTAGAAGACCCTACTCCACTCTCTAACACTGTGAAGATTGCTACCCATTAGAAAATCCTTTATTTCTATCCATGCAACAAGTACATCATCATTTTTTCATGCGTAACTATAATTAAGTTAATTAGGAATCAATAATAAAAGTGAGCATACCGTAGGTTCTAATCTTAGCCACTCATAGTAAATCGTGGAAAGGTGGCAAAATCCTAGAAAGTTTTATTGTAAACAAATGATATATATAATCATATGTATTTAGAGTCCGATCCTATGAGGCACAAACTATTTATGCTATGTATATGAATATACCAAAACAAAAAGGATCTAAATTGAAACAATGGTACGGCTAGAGAAATTAAAAAATCCTTTATATTGTATTTATGGACATAGATCTCGATTGGAATAACTGCGACTAGAAAAAAATACGAACATTCGAGAAGACATTCTAAATGTTTAAATTTATCAAATGGTATTCTATTTTGGGCCAGTTTGGCTAGGCTTCGGGGGCTCCAGCTCCTCTCTCTGACGCGTAGTGGTGTCGAAGGAATCGGAgccctccggttcctcctccggCTGTGGGAGGGAGAAAGAGGGGAGAGAAAATGAGCTCATGTAAACAGTGATGCTATAGTATGATGTCGGGTGGGGGTCAGGAGGAGCCGGAGCCGCGACGTCCTTTGTATGAAATTTGCATTTATATTCGTGCGTCTGGAGTCCGTCCAACACGATATTAAAATGGGGAGCCAAAAGTCATCTTTGCTTCGAATGAACGTCTGGTGGTCCTCAACTCCTCATCTCACTCCCATCAACAATAGTCTCAGATCCACGAGAACCAATTccggaagaaaaaaaaaaggaaagtgcAAAAGGAAAATTCGAAGTAGCCGCGAGCTGCCAGTCAGCAACAGCTCAACCTCGGAAACATCCCCAGTCCAGGGGGAGCCGGAGACGCCGCGCGACTCGTCCTCCGACCGCACCGAATCGAACCACACCGTCCCCGTCCTCCCGGTTTCTATTTCCGTCCCCGTCCCCAGCCACCCGCGCCCCCCGCTTCCCGTGGGCATGGCCGCCGCGCGGGCgcaaccacctccgccgcggccGGATGCCTAGAAAGACCCTCCTCCCCACCCGCGGGCCCACCACCCCCTCCCCCCCGCTCCTCCTCCTacgccgcctcctcccccgccgccgcgcgccctcctcgcccccgccgccgcccgcccggcgGAGGACCGCCGCCATggccccccgcgccggcgaccccgcggcggccgcggcggcggcggcggcctccttCCGGGTCGGGATGGTGCGGGTGGTTTCCTTCCTCGTGGGCGGGCTCAACCTCGCGGTGCTGCTGCTCGGGCTCTACCTCGTCGACGCCGTGCTCCCGTCGGGGTGCCGCGGCCTCCTCGCGTTCGCCGCGGCGCCCGCGCTGGCCGGGGTCCGCGTGCTCGCCATGatcggcgccgcgcgcgcgcagcACGCCACGGCGGACGCCATCGCCAGGCGCCACCTCCACGAGGACGACGCCTCTGTCGCAGCTGATGCCGTAGCTCGCCATGAGATTAGGGTGAGAGCTCAACTTTCTGGTTCTGGTTCGGATAGATTGCTTTTGGTAGGGGAAGCGGGGTTTGGCGAACGCGATTTAGCTTAGTGTTGGTCTTACACTTGCTCATGTCCTGATAACTCCAGCTGCTGCTGTCTTCTTATCGATGTTTTCTTGATGATGTGCTAGCTTAGTTTTCAGGTGGTTCTAATGCAGAAGTGGCTAATTGATGTGGATATAGCTTAAGTTGGGACGAAAATATAGCATTTCTCTAGCATTGAAAAATCAGTGAACATTGAGTTTACGTTAATAGCTAGTGCCTAGTGTTGGGAGCTCAATATGATGCATATAAGTGAACTGAGGAGTTGATATGGTTTAGTAGTATGAGCCTATGAGGTGCCATAAGCTGGTTTTACTGTGTGCTCAAGGAAGGAAGCTTCTGATGATCCAGGAATCTATAGTTTGATGTGGTTTACGAGACATGACTAGAAACCTGGTTTCATGCCTATAGGTCTACTTCTACCATTGCATTGATTTGGCTTTTTTAGTATTGGCTAGGGTGTAATTGTCTATCTATTTTGGAACCCCTCCATTTTACCCCCTCCAACTATCCAATTGTTCCATCTCTGAGCTACGAAACCCCTCAACTATCAAAATTGTGTGGATAGCCCCTTGTTGTAATGTGAATCAATGTCATGTTTCCATCTATAGAAGCATAATGTGCTGTTGCATTTTCAACCATGTATTTCTGCCAAAATGTTCGAAACCAATGCTAACATAGCAACACTCTCTTCAGAGGTCAGACACATTAATGTATCCTTGAAGGAGTTCACATTCATTGTTGCATTCTGCCAAGAAAGTAGAACGTGTAGGAAGAGACAAAACAGGAAGGTTAAAAACTTTGAATGGAACAATAAAGTGAAGGGATAATGATGGAATGTGAACATTGTTTGCATTCAGCTATTGCATTTCTACTTTCATTTTGCTCAGGAGTTGCTACTAACTTATCGCATTGGTACTTTCATCTTGCTGAACAGGTGAGGTATAAACGCTGGTTGTGGTGGACCAGATTTGGCATGGCAGTTGGTGCGTTGCAGTTGGTTGCGGCAATTTATCTCATGTTTGTCATTGTAAGAGATCTCTCAAAAGAAAGAAGATCCACATCCTGCTTCTTTGGTATGTTTGAAACTTTGAATTTGTTTCCATAACTATTTATTTCTTTTAATTTTGGACATAAGCTTTCACCTTCGACAATAAATTTTTGTTTGCTGATAGCTTATATGCCAAGTGAATTCATACATACAcaccaaaaaaagaaaaaaaaacttgttAGAGGTTCCGTGCTGAAATGTTTAAGTAAATATACCCAGACATGATATCTAGTTGTACTTTGGCAGCTTGTGCCTCTAATAAATATAATGAAAGAAATTAATACAATTTAGGAGCAACATTTAGAGTACATTTATTTTCTTTCTACTTTCCTAGTTTTTTCTCTCTCTGTTAGTTCTACGCATCTACTTGGGCATGAATAATTGGTTTGCATGGCTTACAATCTAGGACAGGATGAAGCTGATCGGAACTCAGGGCGAACCCTTATTGCTTTATTTCTTATCCTTTCCTGGGTTGTGGTCATCGTCCAGTGCTTCACGGGTTCTGATATATTGAGGTGGCGATCATTTTATGCGACACATGATATGGCCTGGAAAGCTCATTACAGGGAAGTTTTTGACCACGGAATTCGAGAAGCTTTGTGCTGCCTAGGACGTGCAAAATATCTGTAGGTCACAATCTTGTGATTTTTACACTCTGTAACTCCAGTATCAATTAGTTATTTGAACTGGCTGTTTTATTTACTGATTTAGAACCGTACTAGAAGAAGACGAGGTTTATTCTGTTGCAAGACTTCTTGGCGATTTGGTTGCATATCGTGCTTCTGGGACGGGACATTTGGAGCTCTTAGCAGGTTAGATCTTTGACCCTGTGCTTGTATATCAAATACTCTCAGTGCCATATCTgtttttaacctttttttaaTTCATTTGACTTGCAACTAGTCCACACAAGCATTCTGCAGTTTGCTGCTGTTTAACTGGCAAAGCATGTATATAGCTATATTAGGAATTTCTGTTCAACAAACATGAACAAGTAATTTCTATCAGAGTTGCTTTTAAAATTCAACATACAAACCACATTACAGGATTCATCAGTGTGTGCTCTATGCTCATTTCTaccttgaaaaagaatatgagGAGGAGGATGCTACCTGATTGGATCTGTGTGGCCACCCTCCTTTTTTGCCTTCTAATTCGAGTGGTTGACTATTGACTGCTAGATGCTAATACATATTGTGTCGGTACTTGCAAGCTCATTTGCTTTTATCCATGGATGATTAGCTCCAACAAGACTGGGATTGTATTCTATTCCTTTTCCTACAGGCGGGTTGCTTTAGCTTAAAAAATCATTAGATTTGAATGTTGATGAAAAGAATGGGGATTGGCAGCTGGTACCTTTAACAATAATTTCATTTTTGTGAGTGTATTACAAAATCTATACATCGTCTTTAATTGAATTGTTGTTTGTTATTTGTGTATCTAGAGCATACTGAGTATTTCCTTTATTGCACATGCCATAGGGCTCGCTCTATTGCAGAAGCATGGGAATTTGCCTGAATCGCAGACTGACCTTATGGAGGCATCCCATGAGCTTATGCAAGAAGCTGCTTTCCTCCATCCATTTGCTGAAGCATGTTACACGGTTAGATACTGATACTGTTGGGTTCGGACATCGTTTCTGCTCTGCCAGCCATTTGTGATTGCGTCTGACATGGTTTTAATGCAGGGGCCACTTCTTGATTTTGGAAGAAATCCTATTTTGTTTCCCTGTGCATGGGTTTATAGACAAGGTGTGTTGACTCCATGGGCACGCAGAAGGTATCTCATAATCTCTGAAAGTCAAATCTTTGTTATGTTTCAATCTAAAAACCATTTGATCCTTATGATTTGTTGATCTGCATTGTTTCTCTTATCAATTGCACTGGAGGATCCTTCCATCGAGAAAAACTAGACCATACTATTAATATTTTCCTATATAACAACTGCATATAATCTTTGTGCAGTCGCCCTGCACTTGATGGTGATAATTGGTGGCGAGGCCATGCTGCAGCTTTCCTTAGATTTGTTAATATACCACCAAAAGCACTTCTGCGAGGGCGTGTTTGCCAGGTAATACTATGTTTTTAGTACAATCAAGGTTTATGAATGCAGACTTAAGTGAAATGATGTGATTATTTCAACCAGTTACATGTAGCACTCTGCAGTTCATTTAGGTTGTCCTttcatttttcttcttctttttgatCATCCTTAGTAACTGTTGGATTCTGCTTGTAACCTAATGATGGTTTTTTCTGTATCATTATTTTATGAGTTGGTTAAAGGAACATCATCCTTTTATGGTCCATGAATATAAACAATTAATCTACCTTGAGTACCTTTGAACCTGACTGTAGCATGGATGATCCATTAAGTTCGAACCCCCTTTTTTGTGTGCATTTTCCCTGCATTTCGTCCATTGAAGCCATTGTGACACAATTGAACAAACCAAAGTTGGTGGTGAGCAAATACTTGTTAACGTTTTTTTTAGTGAAACATTGACCTCTTATGATGACCCATTTTACTCATTAATGCAGAGCAAGCGTGAAGCTGCTTACTTTGTTGTGGTCCTCCATGACAAAAGAACTGTTGTTATAGGGGTTCGTGGAACAGAGACGCCGGAGGATCTCATAACTGATGGATTATGTAGAGAATGTGCTTTTACTATGGAAGATTTGGATGGACTTATAAAGTAATTCCCTCGTAGTCCTGTCTCTTATGTTCTTACCTATCCTCCCTTCTTGTGTGGTTGAAATTAATTTTTCACACTAGGGGGATCGAATCAACAAATTTTAGGGGATAGGgaccaattcatggaatatgcCTCTATTTTTTCTGGTCTCTGTTATTAAATGTTAAGTGATTTCTTGTTCTATTTATTGTTCACAACCTTTGGTTTTTGATACTATGTTTTCTTCAGTAGTGAAAAAACACCCGCAACTACACGAGAGAGAGTTATTTCAACATTTCCGCATTATGGGCATGGTGGAATTGTAGAGGCTGCCAGAGAGCTTTTCATGCAACTAAATGAATGCACAGGAGGTTTGATTCTTTTATTGCCAACCATTGTCGCACAGATTAGAGATAATCTCATTGATTTGATATGCTAGTGACTAATTTGGTGTCTCTCTTACGACAATGGCAACTCAGAAAACACATCATCTGGAAGACTCGGATTCCTTTCCACACTGCTGGGGGAGGGCAGTGAGTGTCATGGATATAAAGTTCGTATTGTTGGGCATTCTTTAGGAGGTGCTGTTGCTACAGTCCTAGGAATGATGGTAAAGATGTTCTACTTTCAGTCTTGTTTCGAGTGTTTTCTCTGTTAATCGTCATCATTATACAACCTCTATTAACCTTATTTCTTAATTTGCCTGTTCACATAAATTTGGGTGCATTGTTGTAGCATTTGGCCTAAATTAAATAGCTAGGTATGTAGTGCGAGCTTTTTGTTATTGTCTACATGTATTATGGAATACTTTTGGGTTTATCATAGTTGGTCGCGCCAGTCAAGGCAATAAAACTGTGAGGTGGACCAGTCCATTAATTATATTTATGCCTTTTTAGTGGAAACTTACATCCTTTTTGTTACTTCTCTCATATGACTGTATGACTAAACTCAATTTTGTATCGCAAACTACAATATATGTTATATTCTATCAACTTGAAATGCAAATCGGTACATTTTAGGTCATATGGTCATTTATTATGTTTTTACCTTTTCTGTTTCCCTGCATGTGATTTCTGATCAGTTTTAACTTTGTTGTTCACCAGCTCTTTGGCAAATACCCAGACGTGCATGTATATGCATATGGACCACTTCCTTGTGTGGACTTTGTAATTGCGGAAGCATGTTCACATTTTGTCACCACGTACGAATAACCTGAGATCTTTCTATGTCCTACTATTATCACTAGAACTTCAATTTTGATGGTGCTGCTCTCTTATCAAGGTTCACTATTCTGAGATGACTAAATATGTTCTGCTTCTTTGCAGCATCATTTGCAATTATGAGTTCTCCTCTCGCCTTTCAATCAATTCTATCCTCCGGTTACGATCTGCTGCAATAAGTGCTCTTTCAGATAACTCTCCAGCTGATACAGCGATGATACAAAAGCTTGCTCGAAGAATTTTGCATGTGAACAGATATCATGATAATGGAACTCATGGTCCCAATGATGACATAATTGAGGGCTATTCTGATCATAGGACAGCAGGTAGGCATATATTTGTGTGGAATTTTCTTGTACCTTCTCTCTACGCAGTCTTAAAATTGTCTGGAATCTGGTTTCGCGAAGCTCGTccaacttttctgcaatcatcTCTAACGGGTCCTTTTTCCTTTACAGGGACGGCAGTACCTAATGAAACACAAATTTCTCATCAGGATCCATTCTGCAATACTGAGCCAGAACTCCAAATTATGCAAAATGGCTTTGTTGGGTATAGTAGATCCAGTGGAGGCCTAAATAATGACCATGATGTCCAAATAATTCCAATTGATGGGCCTGATTCTGGTTTGAAAGAGCATCCGGCGTCTTACAGAGAAATACCAGTGGAGCCTCCTGAGATGTTTCTTCCCGGCTTAATTGTTCATATGGTGAGGCAAAGAAGAAGCCTCCTTCCTCTTTGGCAATGCTGGAACGTTCAGGAAACTGAACCACCATACAAAGCTGTTTTAGCGAAAAGGGAGAACTTCAGGGATATAGTGGTTACTCCTTCCATGTTTACAGATCACTTACCTTGGAGGTAATATTAAACTTTACTTTTCACTAAATAAACTAACATACACGGTGAAATGCATTTAATAAACTCCCTGAACCTCATTTCTTACAATCCATGGTAATATTCTTTAGGAATCACATGTAATCCCTTCAGAAAATACCACACACATTCATATCCAATAATAGTTTTGACTTGTCCAGTGTCAAGGTATTACATCAGTCTTCCTGTGCCGTGGTATAGCACATCAAGCCATTGCATTCTCATTTCTAGGATGCATTTGTGTTACTTGAACAGCTACATAAGGCCCTTAGCTGCCCTTTGTACCACACATGCCCTTAACTAAATGCAAGACAGCAAACCCAGTTTCTAGGCATTTGTTTCACTGATTTCATCATCTGTGATCATGTTGACAGCCTATGCTTATGCGCTTTCAGGTGCCACCTTGCTATGCAGAAAATTCTTGAAGCCCAGACGCCTAAGAGATCCGCAAATTCTGGTTCGCCCTTACAGCATTTGGTCTGACCAGGATAAACTGTTGACCCATGTACAGCGAAATGCGTTGGAGACAGAAATTATGAATATTACATCAGTAGCATGGTTTATTCCACCCTGGAGGCGTATTTCAGGCATTTATTTGTTTATGACACAAGATACATGAGATATCTGTGACAGATCCAGCATGGTGATGAGCTTATTGACAGTTAGAGGCGAATGGCTAGAGGCAGGCACATGTCACTGAGATCTGCCTCCGGCACTGACCTGCGCGTGTACATTGATTTCTGACGCAGCCGCCAGCCTGAATACACTTACCTGTTAGCCCCGGTTTGTTCCCTCATTCATTATTCTGCAGCTGTGCCTGCCTGTCAATACCAATTTTTTATTCATGCCAAGTTGACAAGATGTACATAATTCACACAGCAGAATTAGCTAGACTGGCTGACAAGTGACGGTCATGTTGTGACTGTCCACCAAAGCTGAATACTGAACTTACCAAACAAAAAAAGAAGCTGAATACTGAATGGAAGTTGTGGCTTAAGTTGGTACATTATCAGAACCATACCGCCTTGAAGTGACTGAATACTCACATATGCCACAGCTATGACTTTAACTATTGGTCTGCTATATTTGCATTCTGGCATGGTTCCTGAATGCCAGCCCACCGCGTATTTTTATCGCCCAGCATAGCATCATCTTTGTTTCACTCGTACTCCAAATTCTGACCCAAATTCAGGTTGCAGAGCCTCTTATATGTGCTGCTGCTAGTAGCCTCTTATGCACACCTTTCCCTTCGTTCACTTTGACCGTAACAGCGGTGGTTAAGCCGCTAGGTTCGTAATGAATACTACCTTCTGGTGCTTACCAGCCTGTATATGTGCATTGCATAAATTTTTGCACCTAACAATCCTGTATACGTGCATTGCATAAAGTTTTACACCTAACAATGCAGTTCGATTCGTGAAAGCAGGGGGGCAATCGTGACCAGAATGTGACATGCCTCTCCTTGCTTGAAGAGTTGAAGGAACAAACCTACCTGGAAGGCTGGGACATGGAGCGTGCGGCGATCATCCCGCTCTCGTAAATGCGTCGCGCCAATGGACAGCGCACCGGGCCCTGCAAACCAACGGAACGGCACTTCCGCATTTTCTCCTCGGGAATAATGGTACTTAGGGCATTGATGATCCCCAGCTGGACGCTGCCGGTACGAGTGCGTAAGCTTTCCCGGCAGGGCCACCGGCCCAACGGAGTACTGCGATCCAACTGAACCCTCGCCACTCCTCGGCTGCCGGCGCAGCGCCGGAAATGGCCGCTCACGCCGCGGGCGATCTTGCCGACCTGTGACGCGAcgccgggaggaggaggaggaggtgggtcGGGGAAAGGAGCGCGCGCGGTCACGGGAAGGGCGTGCGACCCGGCCTCCCAGGGCCGCGCGCCGTCGTGGGCGTAGGCATGCCCTGCTTTCCGTGAGCCGACCCGATCGACCCTCCAGCGTTCGGCGGTCTCCGTCTCACGGAATGCGCGAGGGACCACGGCCCCCGGCGAACCCGCAAAGCGGCGAAGGCGATGGCGATGGCGACGGAGGCCGGAGCGGGAGGCTGTTGCTCTCGCCAATTAACACCTCCAAAGTTGGAGCGCGCGGCAATCGATGGAACAGGAACCCCGCATCGTTCCGCAGCGCGGCACCGAGCCCTTGCCGGTCGACACGGCCGCGCTCGCCAGCGACCCGCCGGCGAGGTGGTGTCTGGTGTGTGACCGGCGCGCGCGCTGCCGTGCGGGTGGCGGTGGGCGTGCGCGGCGGCATGCATGATTTGGCGGTGTGGGTGGGGGGTTCCAGCTCGATCATTCCCCCGTTGGAGCCACCAATCAGGGCCAGCCGGACCAGCATTTCACGTGAGGCTTCTCCTGCCCAGGAGATTGCCCGCACTTTCCCCTTGTGCCTTTTTCCCGGCCATGCAATCGCTCGTGTCAAAATCGAAACGCTGCTGCCCCCTGTGACCGTGAGAGTTGGGAGCCGCTTTGTCCTGCCAGGGCTCGAGCGCTTttaaggaagaagaaagaaaggcGGCCCATGTACAAGGTGAAGTCGTGAAGACAATTACTAGGTCGCAACTCCGCCGGGATCACGCATCGTTCCAAGTGATTCCGGCGAAATTTCACGACGACTCAACGCAGGGATTGCGTGACAAATAGAAGGAGCGCAGAATTGTTGGAATGGCCCACCAATCCACCATGCAGCCGTGAAGATCTCCGAGCAGTCCTTCTCGTGCATGTAGGGGGCCGGCTGCGGCTGCGCCCAACTGGAGGAGCCTCAGAGGTCGCTTTCCCGGCCACTGTGCCCCAGATCGATCTGACGGGGGACGCCCAGTGGGCAGCAACGAACTTTGCAGCCACCTCGATCAAGTCAGCTGATCGTCTCCTctttctttgtttttttttccttttgtttgaaAACTTTTTGTTTGCTTTATTACGTTGGGTTTTTATCAGCTGTCACGAGCTCCCCACGTCGCGGGGCTGAAAGCTAACAGCGACCTTCCGGTCACCTTTTGCTTTCTGCTAGCACCCTGTTCCGTGCACTCACGAGCGGTCCAAATTCCCGCATACATGCAGGAGGATGGTAGTGGAGGATTAGACGGtgctcaaattcaaaagaaaAAGGATCAGAACATGAAATGTGCCAAGGTGTAAGACGGTAACTCCTCCGCTCAGGCACCTATCGATGAGCCATCTCTTTCTCAGACCGAACCTAGTAGGGTAACAGAGATCGAATCGAAATCCGCGGCTTGCGAAATTCAGCATGACAACTACTA
The sequence above is drawn from the Panicum hallii strain FIL2 chromosome 7, PHallii_v3.1, whole genome shotgun sequence genome and encodes:
- the LOC112901148 gene encoding sn1-specific diacylglycerol lipase beta-like isoform X2, whose protein sequence is MPRKTLLPTRGPTTPSPPLLLLRRLLPRRRAPSSPPPPPARRRTAAMAPRAGDPAAAAAAAAASFRVGMVRVVSFLVGGLNLAVLLLGLYLVDAVLPSGCRGLLAFAAAPALAGVRVLAMIGAARAQHATADAIARRHLHEDDASVAADAVARHEIRVRYKRWLWWTRFGMAVGALQLVAAIYLMFVIVRDLSKERRSTSCFFGQDEADRNSGRTLIALFLILSWVVVIVQCFTGSDILRWRSFYATHDMAWKAHYREVFDHGIREALCCLGRAKYLTVLEEDEVYSVARLLGDLVAYRASGTGHLELLAGLALLQKHGNLPESQTDLMEASHELMQEAAFLHPFAEACYTGPLLDFGRNPILFPCAWVYRQGVLTPWARRSRPALDGDNWWRGHAAAFLRFVNIPPKALLRGRVCQSKREAAYFVVVLHDKRTVVIGVRGTETPEDLITDGLCRECAFTMEDLDGLINEKTPATTRERVISTFPHYGHGGIVEAARELFMQLNECTGENTSSGRLGFLSTLLGEGSECHGYKVRIVGHSLGGAVATVLGMMLFGKYPDVHVYAYGPLPCVDFVIAEACSHFVTTIICNYEFSSRLSINSILRLRSAAISALSDNSPADTAMIQKLARRILHVNRYHDNGTHGPNDDIIEGYSDHRTAGTAVPNETQISHQDPFCNTEPELQIMQNGFVGYSRSSGGLNNDHDVQIIPIDGPDSGLKEHPASYREIPVEPPEMFLPGLIVHMVRQRRSLLPLWQCWNVQETEPPYKAVLAKRENFRDIVVTPSMFTDHLPWRCHLAMQKILEAQTPKRSANSGSPLQHLV
- the LOC112901148 gene encoding sn1-specific diacylglycerol lipase beta-like isoform X1; amino-acid sequence: MPRKTLLPTRGPTTPSPPLLLLRRLLPRRRAPSSPPPPPARRRTAAMAPRAGDPAAAAAAAAASFRVGMVRVVSFLVGGLNLAVLLLGLYLVDAVLPSGCRGLLAFAAAPALAGVRVLAMIGAARAQHATADAIARRHLHEDDASVAADAVARHEIRVRYKRWLWWTRFGMAVGALQLVAAIYLMFVIVRDLSKERRSTSCFFGQDEADRNSGRTLIALFLILSWVVVIVQCFTGSDILRWRSFYATHDMAWKAHYREVFDHGIREALCCLGRAKYLTVLEEDEVYSVARLLGDLVAYRASGTGHLELLAGLALLQKHGNLPESQTDLMEASHELMQEAAFLHPFAEACYTGPLLDFGRNPILFPCAWVYRQGVLTPWARRSRPALDGDNWWRGHAAAFLRFVNIPPKALLRGRVCQSKREAAYFVVVLHDKRTVVIGVRGTETPEDLITDGLCRECAFTMEDLDGLINSEKTPATTRERVISTFPHYGHGGIVEAARELFMQLNECTGENTSSGRLGFLSTLLGEGSECHGYKVRIVGHSLGGAVATVLGMMLFGKYPDVHVYAYGPLPCVDFVIAEACSHFVTTIICNYEFSSRLSINSILRLRSAAISALSDNSPADTAMIQKLARRILHVNRYHDNGTHGPNDDIIEGYSDHRTAGTAVPNETQISHQDPFCNTEPELQIMQNGFVGYSRSSGGLNNDHDVQIIPIDGPDSGLKEHPASYREIPVEPPEMFLPGLIVHMVRQRRSLLPLWQCWNVQETEPPYKAVLAKRENFRDIVVTPSMFTDHLPWRCHLAMQKILEAQTPKRSANSGSPLQHLV